From the genome of Bacillus sp. V2I10:
GGCGATATTTTAATTGAAGCTGGCAATTCCCACTATAAGGACACCATTCGTCGCTATAACAGCCTAAAGAAATATGGTGTGAGCTTTATGGATGCCGGGACTTCTGGCGGGATGGAAGGTGCTCGTAACGGAGCTTGTTACATGGTTGGAGGAGACCTCGAAGCTTGGCGCATAGTGGAGCCCATTTTCAGAGACACAGCTGTAGAAAATGGATATTTATATGCAGGAAAATCAGGGAGTGGTCACTTCTTAAAAATGATCCACAATGGGATTGAATACGGAATGATGGCTGCCATTGGCGAAGGATTCGAACTATTAGAGAAAAGCGAATTCGAGTATGACTATGAGAAAGTAGCAAGGGTATGGAATAACGGTTCGGTTATTCGTTCATGGCTTATGGATTTAACAGAACGTGCATTTTCTAAAGATGCAAAATTAGAAGAAATCAAAGGGGTAATGAATTCTTCTGGTGAAGGAAAGTGGACGGTCGAAACGGCTTTCGATTTACAAACCGCCACTCCCGTCATCGCCATGTCCTTATTGATGCGCTATCGTTCATTAGAAAACGATACATTTACAGGGAAAGTGGTAGCCGCGCTACGCAACGAATTTGGAGGGCATGCTGTAGAAAAAAGCGAGAAAATCTTAAGCGTTTAAAGAAAAGCATTTCCATGAGACGCTCCTAATAAGGTTCACTTCTGTAAATCTAAAATGTAAACGGTTAAATACAAGGCTGATAGAAAAAAAAGAGGCTATGAAAAACTTAAATACACTTTGGAGGAGAGATTAATATGAAAACATTACAGATCAAACGATATTTTTTGAGTGAAAAAGAACGCGAAACTTATGAAAAGAATGTGCTGCAAAATATGCCAGAATTATCTGAAAGAGTACTACAGTGGGATGACAAGGAGTTATTGGAGAAAGTAGAAAGCCATTCTTATTCTTAAAAAAGAGACTATAGATGAAAAATCAGGAGGTATAGTTACCTTCTGATTTTTCAATAATAAAAACATTATTGGGGATACTTGAAATTTTTTTCCTAATTAGAAGTGTTATATTTTCAAGTAAAAGCCTAAATATAAAAAGAAATCAAAAAAACCTCCTTGTTGAAAAAAAGGGGGGCTCCATAACATTGTTCTTTACTTTTCTTTATTAAAACCAATGACTACTTTAACCCTTTCCTGAACCAATTACTTTCAATACAGTACTTTTAACCAATACCACCTGTTATAACTGCTTCTTTTCTCTTACTCTTATCTTTCATTTTTTGCATTCGGAAAATTATTATTTGCGATAAACTAAGGTTGCGCTCTATCTTTCGTTCCAATTATTTCTGCACTAGAACTAGATTCATTAATTCTTCTGCTACTTTATTGGTGGCAAAAATCGTGTATTTCCCGACCATCATTTGTATTCCACCAGCTTCGGAAATCAGTAACTGTCCTGCTGCGATGTCATAGCGATTAGGATTGAGATAGATAGCTGCATCCAATCGTCCTGCTGCGATATAAGCTAAGGTAACAGCAGCTGTACCCACAATACGAATCCTGAACACTTCATTCACGATGCTATCCAAAAGGATCATGCGCTCCCTATTGCTTTCCTTATCTCCATCCTTCGAAAAGTCCCCTATAGAAACAAAGGATTCAGAAAGCTCTGTTGCCCTAACTTTAATAGGTTTTCCGTCCTGAAAGGCACCTTCTCCTTTTGCCGCCCAAAACAATTCTCCTAAAGCTGGTAAAGAAATGGCAGCAACAATTAGATCACCTTGATAGGTAAGAGCGATAGAAACTCCATAAAGGGGAACTCCTACACTATAATTAACCGTCCCATCAATGGGATCAATCACCCATTCATAATCCCCCGATCCTTCAATAATCCCCACTTCTTCACTAAATATTCGATGATCAGGGTATTTTTCCTTGATTCGGTGAATGATGAAACTTTCCACTTTAACATCCATTTCAGTAACGAAATCTTTTTCAGATTTTAAAGTCTGTTGACCAGCTTGTCCTGCGTTTAAGAGAATAAATTTCCCTGCGTCTTTAGCTAGTTCTGTTGCAAAAGATAAATATTGCTTATACATGCTTTTTCCCCCCCTATTAAATATTGAAAATTAAGAATATTTTAGTGTTTATTAACGAACAAGGAACGAATTATAATGAATAAAGATCAGATTTTGATAAATCATAATTATATATATGGGAATTTTAGTTTTGAAGATAAGACATCTAACTTACGACATAAAAAAATGGTCAGGCCACTCAAAAAGATGGGCCTAAACAGAACTAACCTCCATTTTTTTATGAAGCTACAAGGCTTCTTTAGAAGCAGAATAAAGAATGAAAAATGCCGAATGGTAAAAGCCGTTAGAATGAAACCCCTTGAGGACCAAGGGGTTTTTGGATGGTAATGGGTATTAGTTATTTTAATTGGGTTTGTGTAAAGTATACAGAGGTGTAGATTTTCAACAGAACACACGTAGTTTAGTTTCAGATTACGGATTTGACTTTTTGTGTATTCATTAAATCCAAAAGATGGCGTACTGCGTGGGAGAATCCATCTTCATCATTTGTTTTTGTTATTAAATTAGCCTTTTGTTGAATATTTAAAGGGGCATTACCCATCGCAACGGAAGTGGTTGCTACCTCGAATTGGGCGAGATCATTGCCCCCATCTCCGATAGCAAAAATCTCTTCAAACGATAGATTCATCATCTGTTGATAACGCAATATAGCCTTTCCTTTATGTGTTTCATTTGAAGTGATTTCTACGTTATTAGGAAAAGAAGAAGCCGTCGAAACATCGAATTTACTCGTTAATGTCTTTTTTACTTCTTCAATTTTTTCTAGTTGATCATACTGTACCAAAGCAATTAGTTTATATATTTTAAGATTGTCTTGCTTTAGAATTTCATCGTAATTGAATGCTTGAAAAAGAATGTCTAGCTCTTCTTTGCTCTTACTATGTAATGGAGGCAAAGTGGAAGGGAAACCGCCATAATTTGTATATACGAGAATTCTAACTCCTAATTTTTGCAAAACAGAGAATATCTCTTTATATGTAGAAATTGATATAGTAACCTCGTACAACAGTTCTCCAGTTTTTGAGTATAAAACAGAACCATTTAAACAAAAAATCGGAATTTCCATGTTTTGTATAGCTTTGATTTTCACCACATCTGCATAAGCTCGACCTGTGTTTAAAATAATCGTATGTCCCTTTTCCTGCAATTCTTTTAAGGTTTTCAAATCTTCCTCGGATATTTCATGTCGAGAATTCAATAACGTACCATCTAAATCAATCGAAATACATTTCATCGTTTCAGCCCATTCCATAAATTTTAATTTATTACAATTATACTAATTGAATCCATCTATTTTAATATAGAATATTCATTTTTGGATAGGTAAAAAGGTTCTGCTTCAAATCATAATTTTAAAATTTAAAAAACAAAAAATACCGAACTTTCTAATTTTTCATCATGAAAATTCGGCATAAGGTTTTAAATTACGATTTAAAGGCATTTTTTATTAACCTTAGTTTTGCTTCTGTGCTTTTTTATTCTCCCTGATCATTTTGTAAATCTTGATTGAGGCATTGATCTTGCTTGCAGTTAGAATAATGAGTCATGACTTTCTCCGCATCTACAGTATCTATAAGCTTTCCACAATATATGCATACAACTGCACCTAATGCTTGAGAGCCACCGGAGTTTTCCATGTTTTCCCCATCCTTTCGTTTACTGCTTGAGCCAATTCAATTACCCTACAAGAATATGCCCATTCATTATCATACCAGGCCAATATTTTAATTTGATTTTCCACAGTCATAATTGAAAGTCCGTCTACAATTGCTGACTTTGCATTCCCTATAAAATCGGCTGATACTAATGGCTCTTCAGTATAACCAACATAGTGGGACAGTTTTCCATTTGCTGCTGTATAAAATACCGATTTCACTTCTTCGTGCGATACCTCACGGGCCACTTGAACAGTGAGATCAACCAAAGAAACATCCTGCGTAGGAACTCGAATAGATATTCCTTCAATATTAGAAGCGAGATGCGGAAGAACATCAACAAGTGCCTTACCCACCCCTGTTGTAGTTGGAATTATTGATTGAGTACAAGATCGGGCTCTTCTCAAATCTTTATGCGGGTTATCAATATGATTTTGGTCAGAAGTATAGGAGTGAACGGTTGTCATCCATCCTCTTTTAACTCGGAAAGCTTGGTCCAAGATACTTAAAAGTGGGGCAACACAGTTAGTCGTGCAGGAAGCTGCGGATAAAATAGTGTGCTTCGAAAGATCTAACAGATGATCATTCACTCCCATTACTACCGTAAAATCCATCTGTTTTCCAGGCGCAGTAATAATAACAGCCGATGCACCGGATGCTAAATGTTTTTGTGCACCCTGACGATCATTGAATTTCCCAGTAGCATCGATGACAATGTCAATATTCATTTGTCCCCATGGGATGTTTTTAGGTTCACGTTCAGAAACAATCTGTATGAGGTTTCCATTAATTAATAGATTTCCGTCTTGTATTGAAATATCCGCATCCCAGGTTCCATGTACCGTATCGTATTTTAATAAATGAGCTACAGTTTCTACAGGGTAAATGGAATTAATCGCAGCTAACTTCAGCTGATTAGAATTACTAGAAAAGAGATTCCTAATCAACAACCGACCGATTCTTCCAGTCCCACTAATGCTAATTCTTCTTATCATTGTGTTGCCTCCTTTCTTATCATCACTCTAAATAGATTTCACCTAATTCCTTACTGATCATCCATATTAATATTATTAGACACGTAAAAAACTTTAACAAGTACACACTTTTATGTTATATAGTGTCAAATAGTATACCGTTATGCGTACCTAATGCCATGCCTTTTAAATAAATGACTTGAAACTTCTTTAGTTTGACAATACGTTTCTTCTCGAAGTTTCCAAGGTAAGGAATTTTAAACACTAGAATTACAATATAAAAAACCCCATGTTGTAATCCTTGATTGCTTCATGGGGTTTTTCACTGTCCAATTATATAGTTTTAGTTGTTAATTCTTCCATCTCTCTGAAGTGCATGTCCTCTAAACAGTTTTAAACACTCATAATCTTCGTGAAAGCAATACTACCAAAAACAATGGGGCCAAAGGAAAATCGTTTTCAATCCCTTATGCGTTTTTCTACTCGATAGACTCGGCTCCCTCTATTTTGATTTCAAGTCTTTCTCCATAGTTTTTCCCCCATTGATACATAGATTCGAGAATAGGGATCAGGGATTTTCCTTCTTCGGTCAGTGAGTATTCTACTTTTGGTGGTACAACAGGATAGACTTCACGGTGAATAATGAGGTCTTCTTCCAGTTCTCGCAATTGGTTCACAAGCATTCTTTGGGTGATATCCGGCATAAGAGACTTCAGTTCGTTAAACCGTTTTGTTCCTTCTTTGCCTAGATGCCATAAAATAAGCATCTTCCATTTACCGCCAATAACGGATAGTGTCAATTCTTTTTCGCAGTTTAACGTCCTATTACCAGTGTGCCTCATTGCTTCGCCCTCCGTGTCTGTTAGATTAATAGTATACTTTGTAATACTATATGTTCGTAAAGTGCTTACTTACGAAACAATATGATACGCATTATACTAAAACAAATATTAAAAATATTTCGACTTGTTTTAAAAGTCTGCAGTATACTTTTCGATACTATATGCTAGTAAAGTGCGTACTTATATTTAAATATTATACACGCTATACTTACTTCTGTACAGGTGATAACGATTACAAAAGATAATATGGCTTGTATAAATATTAAGAACATGGAGGTGACCAAATGAGTGAGTTGAAAACCAATGTCCTTAGTAAAGAGCGTGTTCAGGTGTTAGCTATGGATTTTCTCTCTGTAGCACAGCAAGCAGCTATTGCTTCCTATCCGTGGGTAGGAAAAGGAAATAAAAATGAAGCTGATGGGGCTGGAACGAAAGCAATGCGCGATCGAATGAACCTCATTGATATGACTGGCGTGATTGTTATTGGGGAAGGGGAACTGGACGAAGCTCCCATGCTCTACATTGATGAGGTACTAGGAACTGGAAATGGACCCCAAGTAGATATTGCGGTTGATCCTGTTGAAGGAACTACTTTAATGTCAAAAGGACAGGATGATTCAATAACAGTAATTGCGGTGTCGTCCAGAGGAAGTTTACTGCATGCACCGGATATGTACATGAAAAAAATAGCTGTAGGTCCGAAAGCAAAAGGACATATCAATATAGACGCATCTTTAACAGAAAATATGATATCCGTTGCTAAAGCTTTAGGGAAAGACGTAAAAGAATTAACGGTCATGATACAGGATCGACCACGTCATGATCATTTGATCAAACAAGTATTCGATGCGGGGGCTAAAGTCAAGTTATTTTCTGATGGTGACGTTACAGGGGCAATAGCTACTGCGCTCGAAGAAAATGATATTGATATATTAGTAGGAACTGGCGGTGCTCCAGAGGGAGTAATTGCAGCGACTGCACTGAAGTGTTTGGGAGGAGATTTCCAAGGGAAACTAGCCCCTCAAAACCAAGAAGAATATGACCGCTGTATTAATATGGGATTGCCAGATCCTGAAATAGTTTTAACAATAGATGACATTGTAAAATCAGATGATTGCTTTTTTGTTGCAACAGGAATTACGGATGGAATGCTTATGAAGGGTATTCGAAAAACAGAAGATGGGTCAATACTAACTCATTCTTTCCTTACAGTTGGAGGAATGGATGAAAAAATCCAATTCATAGAATCATATCATCGATTTTGAACATAACAAATGATGTTAAATGTCAATTGCTAGTCTAATTAGATAGTTAATAGAAGCCCTCTATAAGGGCATTTATATAAAAAAGGAATAAGGAGATGGAAAATATGCCATTAGTTTCAATGAAAGAGATGTTAATTCAAGCAAAAGAAAATAAGTATGCTGTAGGACAGTTCAACATCAATAATCTTGAGTTTACTCAGGCGATTTTACAAGCAGCACAAGAAGAGAATTCTCCTGTAATTCTCGGGGTATCAGAAGGTGCTGCACGTTACATGGGTGGATTTAAGTTGATTGTCACAATGGTCAAAGAATTAATGGATGAATATAAAGTAACGGTACCAGTTGCTATTCATCTTGATCATGGTTCCAGCCTCGAGAAATGTGTACAAGCCATCCATGCTGGATTTACATCCGTTATGATTGATGGTTCCCATCATCCACTTGAAGAAAATATTGAATTAACAAAACGAGTGGTTGAAGTGGCGCATGCTGTTGGTGTATCTGTTGAAGCGGAGCTTGGTCGTATTGGCGGGCAAGAAGATGGCATTATCGTTGATGTCGAATCTGCATATTATGCGATTCCCTCTGAATGTGATCAATTAGTTCGTGAAACAGGAGTAGACTGCTTTGCACCTGCATTAGGTTCTGTTCACGGTCCGTACAAAGGTGAACCAAATCTTGGATTTGATCGAATGAAGGAAGTTATGGAATTAACTGGTGTTCCTCTCGTTCTTCACGGTGGTACAGGTATCCCAACGAAAGATATTCAAAAAGCCATTATGTTTGGTTCGGCGAAAATTAATGTCAATACAGAAAGCCAAATTTCTGCTTCCAAAGCTGTTCGCGAAGTATTAGCAGCGAAGCCAAATGAATACGATCCTCGTAAATTCCTGGCACCAGCTCGTGAAGCAATTAAAGCTACAGTCAAAGGTAAAATGCGTGAATTTGGTTCTTCAGGCAGAGCTCAGGTAGAGCAAAAGGAAAAGAGCTTAGCTTAATTTAAGAAGAAAGGGGAAAAGTCATGATTGAAGAAAAAGTAAAGGTTGATCAACTAGCCATTAATACGATTAGAACCCTATCAATCGATGCGATTGAAAAGGTTAATTCTGGTCATCCAGGTATGCCAATGGGTGCTGCTCCAATGGCATACATACTCTGGTCTAAGTTTATGAACTATAATCCAAGCAATCCGGATTGGTTTAACCGTGACCGTTTCACATTATCTGCAGGTCATGGATCCATGCTTTTATACAGCTTATTGCATTTAACTGGTTATGACCTATCATTGGATGACTTAAAAAACTTCCGGCAATGGGGAAGCAAAACACCTGGTCATCCTGAATTCGGCCATACCCCTGGAGTCGATGCTACAACAGGTCCGTTAGGACAAGGTATTTCAATGGCAGTTGGAATGGCAATGGCCGAAAGGCACTTAGCGTCTACTTACAATCGTGATAATTTAAATGTAATTGATCACTACACATACAGTATTTGTGGCGATGGAGATTTAATGGAAGGTGTATCTTCAGAGGCAGCTTCACTTGCAGGCCATCTTAAACTTGGTCGTTTGATTGTTTTATATGATTCAAACGATATTTCACTTGACGGTGATCTTCATATGTCATTTAGTGAAAGTGCTGCTGATCGTTTTAAAGCATATGGGTGGCAAGTAATTCGTGTAGAAGACGGCAATGATCTTAATGCAATCGCAGAAGCTTTAGCAGAAGCAAAGGCAAACGAAGAACAGCCTACATTAATTGAAGTCAAGACAACAATTGGTTATGGTTCACCGAATAAAGGCGGTAAATCTGCATCGCACGGTGCGCCACTTGGAAAAGAAGAAATAAAACTTGTAAAAGAACATTACAACTGGAACTACGAAGAAGACTTTTATATTCCAAAAGAAGTCAAAGCACATTTTTCAGAACTAAAAGAAGCATCTGAACAGAAGGAACGGTTTTGGAATACGTTGTTCGCACAATATGAGAAAACATATCCAGCGCTCGCAAAGGAATTAAAGCAAGCAATTAATGGTGAGCTTCCAGAAGGCTGGGATGCAGATGTTCCTCAATATCGTTTGGGTGAAGATAAACTTGCAACCCGTTCTTCCAGCGGTGAAGTATTAAATGCTCTTGCGAAAAACGTTCCACAGTTATTTGGCGGTTCAGCTGATTTATCCTCTTCAAATAAAACGCTGCTAAAAGGTGAAGGAGACTTTAGTGCTTCAGATTATAGCGGACGTAACATTTGGTTTGGGGTTCGTGAATTTGGAATGGGTGCTGCTGTAAACGGTATGGCTTTACACGGCGGGGTGAAAGTATTTGGAGCAACGTTCTTTGTATTCTCTGATTATCTACGTCCGGCTATTCGTCTCTCAGCATTAATGAAGCTACCAGTCATTTATGTCTT
Proteins encoded in this window:
- the gnd gene encoding phosphogluconate dehydrogenase (NAD(+)-dependent, decarboxylating), coding for MKVGLIGLGKMGLNLGQNLIERNHDVVAYDLNSCAVEEMEKHGAKGTTNILELIKSLEQPRIIWLMVPHGAVDFVIGEVTPFLNSGDILIEAGNSHYKDTIRRYNSLKKYGVSFMDAGTSGGMEGARNGACYMVGGDLEAWRIVEPIFRDTAVENGYLYAGKSGSGHFLKMIHNGIEYGMMAAIGEGFELLEKSEFEYDYEKVARVWNNGSVIRSWLMDLTERAFSKDAKLEEIKGVMNSSGEGKWTVETAFDLQTATPVIAMSLLMRYRSLENDTFTGKVVAALRNEFGGHAVEKSEKILSV
- a CDS encoding inositol monophosphatase family protein, coding for MYKQYLSFATELAKDAGKFILLNAGQAGQQTLKSEKDFVTEMDVKVESFIIHRIKEKYPDHRIFSEEVGIIEGSGDYEWVIDPIDGTVNYSVGVPLYGVSIALTYQGDLIVAAISLPALGELFWAAKGEGAFQDGKPIKVRATELSESFVSIGDFSKDGDKESNRERMILLDSIVNEVFRIRIVGTAAVTLAYIAAGRLDAAIYLNPNRYDIAAGQLLISEAGGIQMMVGKYTIFATNKVAEELMNLVLVQK
- a CDS encoding Cof-type HAD-IIB family hydrolase — translated: MKCISIDLDGTLLNSRHEISEEDLKTLKELQEKGHTIILNTGRAYADVVKIKAIQNMEIPIFCLNGSVLYSKTGELLYEVTISISTYKEIFSVLQKLGVRILVYTNYGGFPSTLPPLHSKSKEELDILFQAFNYDEILKQDNLKIYKLIALVQYDQLEKIEEVKKTLTSKFDVSTASSFPNNVEITSNETHKGKAILRYQQMMNLSFEEIFAIGDGGNDLAQFEVATTSVAMGNAPLNIQQKANLITKTNDEDGFSHAVRHLLDLMNTQKVKSVI
- a CDS encoding GapA-binding peptide SR1P, with the protein product MENSGGSQALGAVVCIYCGKLIDTVDAEKVMTHYSNCKQDQCLNQDLQNDQGE
- the gap gene encoding type I glyceraldehyde-3-phosphate dehydrogenase, with translation MIRRISISGTGRIGRLLIRNLFSSNSNQLKLAAINSIYPVETVAHLLKYDTVHGTWDADISIQDGNLLINGNLIQIVSEREPKNIPWGQMNIDIVIDATGKFNDRQGAQKHLASGASAVIITAPGKQMDFTVVMGVNDHLLDLSKHTILSAASCTTNCVAPLLSILDQAFRVKRGWMTTVHSYTSDQNHIDNPHKDLRRARSCTQSIIPTTTGVGKALVDVLPHLASNIEGISIRVPTQDVSLVDLTVQVAREVSHEEVKSVFYTAANGKLSHYVGYTEEPLVSADFIGNAKSAIVDGLSIMTVENQIKILAWYDNEWAYSCRVIELAQAVNERMGKTWKTPVALKH
- a CDS encoding helix-turn-helix domain-containing protein: MRHTGNRTLNCEKELTLSVIGGKWKMLILWHLGKEGTKRFNELKSLMPDITQRMLVNQLRELEEDLIIHREVYPVVPPKVEYSLTEEGKSLIPILESMYQWGKNYGERLEIKIEGAESIE
- the glpX gene encoding class II fructose-bisphosphatase, which translates into the protein MSELKTNVLSKERVQVLAMDFLSVAQQAAIASYPWVGKGNKNEADGAGTKAMRDRMNLIDMTGVIVIGEGELDEAPMLYIDEVLGTGNGPQVDIAVDPVEGTTLMSKGQDDSITVIAVSSRGSLLHAPDMYMKKIAVGPKAKGHINIDASLTENMISVAKALGKDVKELTVMIQDRPRHDHLIKQVFDAGAKVKLFSDGDVTGAIATALEENDIDILVGTGGAPEGVIAATALKCLGGDFQGKLAPQNQEEYDRCINMGLPDPEIVLTIDDIVKSDDCFFVATGITDGMLMKGIRKTEDGSILTHSFLTVGGMDEKIQFIESYHRF
- the fba gene encoding class II fructose-1,6-bisphosphate aldolase is translated as MPLVSMKEMLIQAKENKYAVGQFNINNLEFTQAILQAAQEENSPVILGVSEGAARYMGGFKLIVTMVKELMDEYKVTVPVAIHLDHGSSLEKCVQAIHAGFTSVMIDGSHHPLEENIELTKRVVEVAHAVGVSVEAELGRIGGQEDGIIVDVESAYYAIPSECDQLVRETGVDCFAPALGSVHGPYKGEPNLGFDRMKEVMELTGVPLVLHGGTGIPTKDIQKAIMFGSAKINVNTESQISASKAVREVLAAKPNEYDPRKFLAPAREAIKATVKGKMREFGSSGRAQVEQKEKSLA
- the tkt gene encoding transketolase, whose product is MIEEKVKVDQLAINTIRTLSIDAIEKVNSGHPGMPMGAAPMAYILWSKFMNYNPSNPDWFNRDRFTLSAGHGSMLLYSLLHLTGYDLSLDDLKNFRQWGSKTPGHPEFGHTPGVDATTGPLGQGISMAVGMAMAERHLASTYNRDNLNVIDHYTYSICGDGDLMEGVSSEAASLAGHLKLGRLIVLYDSNDISLDGDLHMSFSESAADRFKAYGWQVIRVEDGNDLNAIAEALAEAKANEEQPTLIEVKTTIGYGSPNKGGKSASHGAPLGKEEIKLVKEHYNWNYEEDFYIPKEVKAHFSELKEASEQKERFWNTLFAQYEKTYPALAKELKQAINGELPEGWDADVPQYRLGEDKLATRSSSGEVLNALAKNVPQLFGGSADLSSSNKTLLKGEGDFSASDYSGRNIWFGVREFGMGAAVNGMALHGGVKVFGATFFVFSDYLRPAIRLSALMKLPVIYVFTHDSVAVGEDGPTHEPIEQLASLRAMPGLSTIRPAEGNETAAAWKLALESKNEPTALILTRQDLPTLVDSEKGYEGVKKGAYVISEAKDNVAGLLLASGSEVALAVDAQKALEKEGIYVSVVSMPSWDRFEKQNDAYKESVIPKYVKARLGIEMGASLGWSKYVGDNGDVLAIDQFGASAPGEKIIEEYGFTVENVISHFKKLL